A DNA window from Planifilum fulgidum contains the following coding sequences:
- the csx20 gene encoding CRISPR-associated protein Csx20, which produces MALLFSHALTEEQKQEAREKWGIGTFLSLPDDLQSRWSQVPPEGAFPREWIQPVIEWLSRETGPGDVVLVQGEFGAVYLVVSWCHREGRIPVYATTARRYESRRQPDGSIKNIHLFKHVNFRRYPRE; this is translated from the coding sequence ATGGCTTTGCTGTTTTCCCATGCCTTGACGGAAGAACAGAAGCAGGAAGCACGGGAGAAGTGGGGCATCGGGACGTTTCTTTCCCTTCCCGACGATCTTCAGTCCCGGTGGTCCCAGGTGCCGCCGGAGGGGGCCTTCCCCCGGGAATGGATTCAACCGGTGATAGAGTGGTTGTCCCGGGAAACGGGTCCGGGGGACGTCGTCCTCGTGCAGGGGGAATTCGGGGCGGTGTATCTGGTGGTGTCCTGGTGCCACCGGGAAGGGCGGATTCCCGTCTATGCGACGACGGCCCGCCGCTACGAAAGCCGCCGGCAGCCGGACGGCTCCATAAAAAACATCCATCTCTTCAAGCATGTCAACTTCCGGAGGTATCCCCGGGAATAA
- a CDS encoding cytochrome c oxidase subunit 2A gives MARTPEYEVHRRDKNKDENLRGTFVSVLLIGGLILAIWLIVFFLYLRVAL, from the coding sequence ATGGCCCGCACCCCGGAATATGAGGTTCATCGGAGGGACAAGAATAAGGATGAAAATTTGCGGGGCACCTTTGTGTCGGTTCTGCTGATCGGCGGGTTGATTTTGGCGATTTGGCTGATCGTTTTCTTCTTGTACCTTCGGGTGGCTTTGTAA
- a CDS encoding DUF1129 family protein: protein MNEKALRKEIDEKIQGLTEENRKVYEDMLAYLRLSYNKSERETEEILLELLNHLLEAQKAGKSAEEIFGPDPKRLAQQIVGELPALIPSKWWLMIAMGAAYFFAVHALLSGGFDLVMYLLGKGSWIQEVHVGSVVAKSVVSLMIGFGFALLILHYMRWSCFRDIRKAEEMLITGLFAIVPTGAFMAVIYLIPPIGPVLTVPLYASLIIGAGLFMLGYKLQKAL from the coding sequence ATGAATGAGAAAGCTTTACGAAAAGAGATTGACGAGAAGATCCAAGGGTTGACAGAAGAGAACCGGAAAGTGTATGAGGACATGCTGGCCTATCTGCGCCTGTCTTATAATAAATCGGAGCGGGAGACGGAGGAGATTTTGTTGGAGCTGCTGAACCATTTGCTGGAGGCCCAGAAAGCCGGCAAATCGGCCGAAGAGATTTTTGGTCCTGATCCCAAACGGTTGGCGCAACAGATTGTGGGTGAACTGCCTGCACTGATTCCCTCCAAATGGTGGTTGATGATCGCCATGGGGGCGGCCTACTTTTTCGCCGTCCATGCTTTGCTTTCTGGTGGGTTTGATCTGGTCATGTATCTGCTGGGTAAAGGGTCGTGGATCCAAGAGGTTCATGTGGGCTCAGTAGTCGCTAAAAGCGTCGTCTCTCTGATGATTGGCTTCGGATTTGCTTTGCTGATCCTTCACTACATGCGCTGGTCTTGCTTTAGGGATATTCGCAAAGCCGAGGAGATGCTCATAACAGGGCTGTTTGCGATCGTGCCCACGGGAGCATTTATGGCCGTTATCTATCTCATTCCCCCGATCGGTCCGGTCCTGACGGTTCCGCTGTATGCGTCCCTCATTATAGGGGCGGGGCTGTTCATGCTGGGTTATAAGCTGCAAAAGGCGTTGTAA
- a CDS encoding PadR family transcriptional regulator: MSLRSQILKGILEGCILSIISRRPVYGYELAETLKRYGLVVSEGSIYPALMRLSKEGLIQGTMRKSPSGPDRKYYTLTEKGKEALASFKRDWRDVMRSVERLLQEEQHDE, encoded by the coding sequence ATGTCACTACGCAGTCAGATTCTCAAGGGGATTTTGGAAGGGTGCATACTGTCCATCATCAGTCGCCGGCCGGTCTATGGGTATGAGTTGGCCGAAACCTTGAAGCGGTACGGATTGGTAGTGAGTGAAGGATCGATCTATCCCGCTTTGATGCGACTGTCGAAGGAGGGACTGATCCAGGGGACGATGCGCAAGTCCCCCAGCGGCCCCGATCGCAAATATTACACATTGACGGAGAAGGGGAAGGAGGCCCTGGCCTCTTTCAAGCGGGATTGGCGGGATGTCATGCGGTCGGTTGAAAGACTTCTACAGGAGGAGCAGCACGATGAATGA
- a CDS encoding YqeB family protein: protein MKTASRHGITVTGYSPGAKIGMYAGFGAAGLAVGYMLPRIADWALRLPWFPFEDTARLIHSLDGPYLKWILAFLGLLAGFVLAFIAVWESLKAAISNHEVSLEQGENRRTIPRRDIASVFLDGKELVILGTSGHELVRMPGVEHPEDLAEAFQNHGYPWSADGDPFKDRYRRWVPDLPELPPSAHALLKVRERALKEKNKKDIAELREELAKIGYIVRDEGVNQYWRPVEKPPVKK from the coding sequence ATGAAGACAGCAAGCCGCCATGGGATTACCGTCACGGGATATTCCCCGGGAGCCAAAATCGGAATGTACGCCGGCTTTGGCGCCGCCGGCCTTGCCGTCGGCTATATGCTGCCGCGTATAGCGGACTGGGCACTCCGGCTGCCTTGGTTTCCCTTCGAGGACACGGCTCGCCTCATCCATTCGCTGGACGGCCCGTATCTCAAGTGGATATTGGCCTTTCTCGGCCTGTTGGCGGGTTTCGTTCTCGCGTTTATCGCCGTCTGGGAGAGCCTGAAGGCCGCCATCTCCAACCATGAGGTATCGTTGGAACAAGGGGAAAACCGCCGGACGATCCCCAGGCGGGACATCGCCTCCGTGTTTTTGGACGGGAAGGAGCTCGTCATCCTCGGCACGTCCGGTCACGAGCTGGTCCGGATGCCCGGTGTGGAGCATCCCGAAGACCTGGCGGAGGCGTTTCAAAACCACGGCTACCCGTGGTCGGCGGACGGCGATCCCTTCAAGGACCGGTACCGGCGCTGGGTGCCGGATTTGCCCGAGCTGCCGCCTTCCGCCCACGCGCTGCTGAAGGTGCGGGAAAGGGCGCTGAAAGAAAAAAACAAGAAGGACATCGCCGAACTGCGCGAGGAACTGGCGAAAATCGGTTACATTGTCCGCGACGAAGGGGTCAACCAGTATTGGCGGCCGGTCGAAAAGCCCCCGGTGAAAAAATAA
- a CDS encoding TetR/AcrR family transcriptional regulator: MQAAIRTLDEIGYARASLAQIAKRAGISTALISYHFADKLDLMNHLLINLLQSTSRYVTERVNREQTPEQKLNAFIRASLEYLRDHPDRSIALIEIIFHARTPDNVPYYRMDDEDEDPLLQLLRNILREGQQQGVFGDFHPDAMAHFIQGAINEYMLDNSMARRLDLDTYSDELIRIVNRAVKKNSRG, from the coding sequence ATGCAGGCCGCCATCCGCACGCTGGACGAAATCGGCTACGCAAGGGCGAGCCTCGCGCAAATCGCCAAACGGGCGGGAATCAGTACCGCGCTGATCTCCTACCACTTCGCGGACAAGCTGGACTTGATGAACCATCTTCTGATCAATTTGCTTCAGTCCACATCCCGATACGTCACGGAGCGGGTCAATCGGGAACAGACCCCCGAGCAAAAGCTGAACGCGTTTATCCGGGCCAGCCTCGAATACTTGCGTGACCACCCCGACCGCAGCATCGCCCTCATCGAGATCATCTTCCACGCCAGGACGCCCGACAACGTCCCCTATTACCGGATGGATGACGAGGATGAAGACCCCCTGTTGCAGCTCCTCCGGAACATTTTGCGCGAAGGACAGCAACAGGGAGTGTTTGGAGATTTTCATCCGGACGCCATGGCCCATTTCATCCAGGGAGCGATCAACGAATACATGCTGGACAACTCGATGGCGCGCAGGCTGGATCTGGACACCTACAGCGACGAGCTGATCCGCATCGTCAACAGAGCGGTAAAGAAAAATTCCCGTGGCTGA